In one Paraburkholderia megapolitana genomic region, the following are encoded:
- a CDS encoding type II toxin-antitoxin system HicB family antitoxin — protein MKNAVEYKGFIGKVEYDADDQMLYGSVLGAKTVLSFAGKDGIELDLSFRTVVDEYLGYCAENGIQPEKTWKGKMTFRPKSDELRQKIAIRAELADVSINDWLNDVVEKAVSASDHQHPSN, from the coding sequence GTGAAGAATGCTGTCGAATATAAAGGCTTTATTGGTAAGGTCGAATATGACGCGGATGACCAGATGCTTTATGGGTCCGTACTTGGAGCCAAAACGGTGCTGTCGTTTGCCGGAAAAGACGGTATCGAGCTCGATCTTAGTTTCCGGACGGTCGTCGACGAATATCTGGGGTATTGCGCAGAAAACGGAATCCAGCCGGAGAAGACCTGGAAAGGGAAAATGACCTTTCGCCCAAAATCGGACGAATTGCGGCAGAAGATCGCCATCCGTGCCGAACTGGCTGATGTCAGCATCAACGACTGGTTGAACGACGTGGTGGAAAAGGCGGTGTCTGCGTCGGATCATCAGCACCCCTCCAATTAA
- a CDS encoding ATP-binding protein: protein MRVFRFCVLWILLGLVNPWASAAPDANPLGLTSDEQAWIHHHPVLRVAVGAYSVPIEYMQGGTLHGLSAEYLANIALKTGLKFVYVETETAEQRTNLLRQNQVDLVSSVRSAGTLPQTDGVSYTTPFYSGATIIVTRSKEPVVFDIEDLNGKVIALSSASALGPIIRSRAPQSRVVIGRSTEEALEMVADGRADVTLGSEASLIPYLLHQYEEILQISGVATGLMSNLSMAVSSDQPVLYSIVQKALAAITASQANDIRASWLAATEHGALSLSVVAGYYAHELALISLAIVLLIGLAWQANRLHKRAIRSEREKTMFLAVMSHEIRSPMNSVLAAVELLRYTTLDQRQQHFVNLANAGANMLLRLLDNVLDITRLEAGQLKLMPGPVDIQTLVNDVADLHQLRASEKGIALTTQIQPAIGLLMLDESRLAQVVHNLVSNAIKFTSTGEVKIKVSTTDGDDEKHKHLEIKVIDSGAGISAAVQATLFKPYSQADQSYRTSGGTGLGLVICRELVTLMHGTVAMHSVVGTGTTITVSLRAAIASESDRLPATQVPAALISVHASSSANSAAHVLIVEDTPANQEVLAAQVARLGCKATVAQDGATAIHEFSAHTFDLILLDCHLQDMDGYTLAATMRNLETERKRERCPIVAISASTGSAHTERCFDAGMDGVLSKPIRLAKLEDVISLWCGVEARPLPDAQPDHTDFNSEKIRRLMTDDVTALLEAIVLGEVDLAARAAHRIHGAALTLGWEQMAEMGEQLDHLLRTGEYFEDEEFSASVLRDFVRCWHEVDRVEQHEK from the coding sequence ATGAGGGTGTTCCGTTTCTGTGTGCTGTGGATTTTGCTCGGCCTTGTCAATCCGTGGGCCTCTGCAGCACCGGATGCAAACCCTCTCGGACTGACTTCCGACGAGCAGGCCTGGATTCACCATCACCCTGTATTGCGAGTCGCGGTCGGCGCCTACTCGGTGCCTATCGAGTACATGCAAGGTGGAACCTTGCACGGCCTGTCAGCCGAATACCTCGCCAACATTGCCCTCAAGACGGGATTGAAGTTTGTCTACGTCGAAACGGAAACCGCCGAGCAACGGACTAACCTGCTCAGACAGAACCAGGTCGATCTGGTGTCTTCAGTGCGAAGCGCCGGCACATTGCCGCAGACCGATGGGGTCTCCTATACCACGCCTTTTTATTCGGGCGCCACGATCATAGTGACGCGAAGCAAGGAACCGGTTGTCTTCGATATTGAGGATCTGAATGGCAAAGTCATTGCGCTGTCGTCCGCGAGCGCGCTAGGGCCGATCATTCGCAGCCGGGCTCCACAAAGTCGGGTTGTCATCGGCCGCTCGACCGAAGAAGCGCTGGAGATGGTCGCCGACGGCAGAGCCGATGTCACCCTCGGCAGCGAAGCCTCTCTGATCCCGTATCTGCTGCATCAGTACGAGGAGATTCTGCAAATATCGGGTGTTGCGACCGGACTGATGTCGAATCTTTCGATGGCGGTGAGCAGTGACCAGCCGGTTCTCTACTCGATCGTACAAAAAGCCCTGGCGGCTATTACGGCATCTCAGGCAAACGACATAAGAGCCAGCTGGCTTGCCGCCACCGAACATGGCGCGCTTTCCCTCAGTGTTGTCGCTGGCTATTACGCCCACGAGCTTGCATTGATCAGCCTCGCCATCGTGCTTCTAATCGGTCTGGCATGGCAGGCAAACCGGCTGCATAAGCGGGCAATCCGCAGCGAGCGCGAGAAGACGATGTTCCTCGCGGTGATGAGTCATGAGATTCGCTCACCGATGAATTCCGTCCTCGCAGCCGTAGAACTGCTGCGTTACACCACGCTCGACCAGCGCCAGCAGCATTTCGTCAATCTCGCCAACGCGGGCGCGAACATGCTGTTACGACTGCTGGACAACGTGCTGGATATCACCAGGCTGGAGGCGGGACAACTCAAGCTGATGCCAGGTCCCGTCGATATTCAAACCCTCGTGAATGACGTCGCGGATCTGCATCAGTTGCGCGCGAGCGAGAAGGGCATCGCGCTGACAACGCAGATTCAACCGGCCATTGGCCTGCTGATGCTGGACGAGTCTCGCCTCGCTCAGGTTGTACATAACCTCGTATCGAACGCCATTAAATTCACGTCGACTGGCGAAGTGAAGATAAAAGTCTCCACAACCGATGGCGACGACGAAAAGCACAAACATCTGGAAATTAAGGTGATCGATAGCGGCGCCGGAATTTCCGCAGCGGTGCAAGCAACTTTGTTCAAACCTTACTCCCAGGCCGATCAGTCATACAGGACATCGGGAGGCACTGGACTGGGCCTGGTCATTTGCCGCGAATTGGTAACCTTGATGCACGGTACCGTCGCGATGCACAGCGTTGTCGGAACAGGCACGACGATAACCGTTTCGCTACGCGCCGCGATTGCCAGTGAATCCGATCGACTGCCCGCTACGCAAGTGCCGGCGGCTTTGATTTCGGTGCATGCATCGTCAAGCGCGAATTCTGCTGCACACGTTCTGATCGTGGAAGACACGCCGGCGAATCAGGAGGTGCTGGCGGCCCAGGTTGCGCGATTGGGCTGCAAAGCCACCGTCGCGCAAGATGGTGCGACGGCAATACACGAGTTTTCCGCCCATACATTCGACCTCATCCTGCTGGACTGCCATCTACAGGATATGGACGGATATACGCTGGCGGCCACCATGCGCAACCTGGAGACAGAAAGGAAACGCGAACGCTGCCCGATCGTCGCGATCTCTGCATCAACGGGGAGCGCGCATACGGAGCGTTGTTTCGACGCGGGAATGGACGGCGTGTTGAGCAAGCCGATCCGCCTTGCGAAACTCGAGGACGTGATTTCGCTCTGGTGCGGTGTCGAAGCGAGACCGCTTCCAGATGCGCAACCCGATCACACCGATTTCAACTCGGAGAAGATTCGTCGCTTGATGACGGATGACGTAACAGCGCTGCTCGAAGCGATTGTGCTAGGTGAGGTAGACCTTGCTGCTCGCGCTGCACATCGCATACACGGCGCAGCGCTAACACTCGGTTGGGAGCAAATGGCGGAGATGGGCGAACAACTGGATCATTTGCTGCGCACCGGAGAATATTTCGAAGACGAGGAATTCTCCGCCAGCGTGCTACGCGACTTCGTGCGCTGCTGGCACGAAGTCGACCGAGTTGAGCAGCACGAAAAATGA
- a CDS encoding response regulator transcription factor, with protein MKRLRVAVLDDHAIVRHGLVSCLGAEADLDIVGVYATSRELLAGLRATPIDVLLLDYSLSADELDGASLIRAVRVKAPECRILILSTHHDPGTVALALRVGARGFVGKGADMTELVKAIRSVATGVIYLNTDMSYRIADTSTSYDPEAGTDILSGAGLSAREREVIRCYLDGMTITEIAQKFNRSLKTISTQKTAAFRKLGVTSNNELFKIKHTAQSS; from the coding sequence ATGAAACGACTACGCGTTGCAGTACTCGATGACCACGCCATCGTCCGTCACGGCCTGGTCAGCTGCCTCGGTGCCGAAGCCGATCTAGACATAGTGGGGGTCTACGCCACCAGCCGTGAACTCCTGGCTGGGTTGCGCGCTACGCCGATCGACGTGCTGTTGCTCGACTACTCGCTGAGCGCGGACGAACTGGACGGTGCGTCGCTGATCCGTGCCGTGCGTGTCAAGGCGCCCGAGTGCCGGATCCTGATCCTCTCCACACACCATGACCCGGGTACGGTCGCCCTGGCCCTGCGGGTTGGCGCGCGGGGATTCGTGGGCAAAGGCGCGGATATGACCGAACTCGTCAAGGCGATACGTTCGGTTGCAACCGGGGTCATCTACCTCAACACGGACATGTCCTACCGCATCGCCGACACCAGCACGTCATACGACCCGGAAGCCGGAACGGATATTCTGTCCGGCGCCGGCTTGTCGGCGAGGGAGCGCGAGGTGATTCGATGCTATCTCGACGGCATGACCATCACTGAGATCGCACAGAAATTCAATCGCAGCCTCAAGACGATCAGTACCCAGAAAACAGCGGCATTTCGCAAACTGGGCGTCACGTCGAACAACGAACTTTTCAAGATCAAGCACACGGCGCAGTCGTCATGA